A region of Homo sapiens chromosome 19 genomic patch of type NOVEL, GRCh38.p14 PATCHES HSCHR19KIR_HG2394_CTG3_1 DNA encodes the following proteins:
- the KIR3DL3 gene encoding killer cell immunoglobulin-like receptor 3DL3 precursor (The RefSeq protein has 1 substitution compared to this genomic sequence) translates to MSLMVVSMACVGFFLLEGPWPHVGGQDKPFLSAWPGTVVSEGQHVTLQCRSRLGFNEFSLSKEDGMPVPELYNRIFRNSFLMGPVTPAHAGTYRCCSSHPHSPTGWSAPSNPVVIMVTGVHRKPSLLAHPGPLVKSGETVILQCWSDVRFERFLLHREGITEDPLRLVGQLHDAGSQVNYSMGPMTPALAGTYRCFGSVTHLPYELSAPSDPLDIVVVGLYGKPSLSAQPGPTVQAGENVTLSCSSRSLFDIYHLSREAEAGELRLTAVLRVNGTFQANFPLGPVTHGGNYRCFGSFRALPHAWSDPSDPLPVSVTGNSRNLHVLIGTSVVIIPFAILLFFLLHRWCANKKNAVVMDQEPAGNRTVNREDSDEQDPQEVTYAQLNHCVFTQRKITRPSQRPKTPPTDTSV, encoded by the exons ATGTCGCTCATGGTCGTCAGCATGGCGTGTGTTG GGTTCTTCTTGCTGGAGGGGCCCTGGCCACATGTGG GTGGTCAGGACAAGCCCTTCCTCTCTGCCTGGCCCGGCACTGTGGTGTCTGAAGGACAACATGTGACTCTTCAGTGTCGCTCTCGTCTTGGGTTTAACGAATTCAGTCTGTCCAAAGAAGACGGGATGCCTGTCCCTGAGCTCTACAACAGAATATTCCGGAACAGCTTTCTCATGGGCCCTGTGACCCCAGCACATGCAGGGACCTACAGATGTTGCAGTTCACACCCACACTCCCCCACTGGGTGGTCGGCACCCAGCAACCCTGTGGTGATCATGGTCACAG GAGTCCACAGAAAACCTTCCCTCCTGGCCCACCCAGGTCCCCTGGTGAAATCGGGAGAGACGGTCATCCTGCAATGTTGGTCAGATGTCAGGTTTGAGCGCTTCCTTCTGCACAGAGAGGGGATCACTGAGGACCCCTTGCGCCTCATTGGACAGCTCCACGATGCGGGTTCCCAGGTCAACTATTCCATGGGTCCCATGACACCTGCCCTTGCAGGGACCTACAGATGCTTTGGTTCTGTCACTCACTTACCCTATGAGTTGTCGGCTCCCAGTGACCCTCTGGACATCGTGGTCGTAG GTCTATATGGGAAACCTTCTCTCTCAGCCCAGCCGGGCCCCACGGTTCAGGCAGGAGAGAATGTGACCTTGTCCTGCAGCTCCCGGAGCTTGTTTGACATTTACCATCTatccagggaggcagaggccggtGAACTTAGGCTCACTGCGGTGCTGAGGGTCAATGGAACATTCCAGGCCAACTTCCCTCTGGGCCCTGTGACCCACGGAGGGAACTACAGATGCTTCGGCTCTTTCCGTGCCCTGCCCCACGCGTGGTCAGACCCGAGTGACCCACTGCCCGTTTCTGTCACAG GTAACTCcagaaacctgcacgttctgaTTGGGACCTCAGTGGTCATCATCCCCTTTGCtatcctcctcttctttctccttcatcgCTGGTGTGCCAACAAAAAGA ATGCTGTTGTAATGGACCAAGAGCCTGCAGGGAACAGAACAGTGAACAGGGAG GACTCTGATGAACAAGACCCTCAGGAGGTGACATACGCACAGTTGAATCACTGCGTTTTCACACAGAGAAAAATCACTCGCCCTTCTCAGAGGCCCAAGACACCCCCAACAGATACCAGCGTGTAA
- the KIR2DL3 gene encoding killer cell immunoglobulin-like receptor 2DL3 precursor (The RefSeq protein has 2 substitutions compared to this genomic sequence), translating to MSLMVVSMVCVGFFLLQGAWPHEGVHRKPSLLAHPGPLVKSEETVILQCWSDVRFQHFLLHREGKFKDTLHLIGEHHDGVSKANFSIGPMMQDLAGTYRCYGSVTHSPYQLSAPSDPLDIVITGLYEKPSLSAQPGPTVLAGESVTLSCSSRSSYDMYHLSREGEAHERRFSAGPKVNGTFQADFPLGPATHGGTYRCFGSFRDSPYEWSNSSDPLLVSVTGNPSNSWPSPTEPSSETGNPRHLHVLIGTSVVIILFILLLFFLLHRWCCNKKNAVVMDQEPAGNRTVNREDSDEQDPQEVTYAQLNHCVFTQRKITRPSQRPKTPPTDIIVYTELPNAEP from the exons ATGTCGCTCATGGTCGTCAGCATGGTGTGTGTTG GGTTCTTCTTGCTGCAGGGGGCCTGGCCACATGAGG GAGTCCACAGAAAACCTTCCCTCCTGGCCCACCCAGGTCCCCTGGTGAAATCAGAAGAGACAGTCATCCTGCAATGTTGGTCAGATGTCAGGTTTCAGCACTTCCTTCTGCACAGAGAAGGGAAGTTTAAGGACACTTTGCACCTCATTGGAGAGCACCATGATGGGGTCTCCAAGGCCAACTTCTCCATCGGTCCCATGATGCAAGACCTTGCAGGGACCTACAGATGCTACGGTTCTGTTACTCACTCCCCCTATCAGTTGTCAGCTCCCAGTGACCCTCTGGACATCGTCATCACAG gtCTATATGAGAAACCTTCTCTCTCAGCCCAGCCGGGCCCCACGGTTCTGGCAGGAGAGAGCGTGACCTTGTCCTGCAGCTCCCGGAGCTCCTATGACATGTACCATCTATCCAGGGAGGGGGAGGCCCATGAACGTAGGTTCTCTGCAGGGCCCAAGGTCAACGGAACATTCCAGGCCGACTTTCCTCTGGGCCCTGCCACCCACGGAGGAACCTACAGATGCTTCGGCTCTTTCCGTGACTCTCCATACGAGTGGTCAAACTCGAGTGACCCACTGCTTGTTTCtgtcacag GAAACCCTTCAAATAGTTGGCTTTCACCCACTGAACCAAGCTCCGAAACCG GTAACCCCAGACACCTGCATGTTCTGATTGGGACCTCAGTGGTCATCatcctcttcatcctcctcctcttctttctccttcatcgCTGGTGCTGCAACAAAAAAA ATGCTGTTGTAATGGACCAAGAGCCTGCAGGGAACAGAACAGTGAACAGGGAG GACTCTGATGAACAAGACCCTCAGGAGGTGACATATGCACAGTTGAATCACTGCGTTTTCACACAGAGAAAAATCACTCACCCTTCTCAGAGGCCCAAGACACCCCCAACAGATATCATCGTGTACACGGAACTTCCAAATGCTGAGCCCTGA